Part of the Chelmon rostratus isolate fCheRos1 chromosome 10, fCheRos1.pri, whole genome shotgun sequence genome is shown below.
aTTGTATAGTCTTGCGTATAACAGcttgtgtctctgtgctctATGAACAAGCGGTTTGATCAAGGGTCAATGCGAAAGGCCAACAGTTTGTCGGAGTGCAGGTTGTTGAGGGTGCGAAGGTCCGGCAGGCGCAGGAGGAGTTTGGAGAAGAGGGCGGTGTCATCTGGGCGACGGCGGGTAATCAGCGACCGTAGGGCACGGATCAGACCCTCCTGTAGCTGCTCCACAGCCTGCATGTCCGAGATGCCAGAACGGTCTGAGGAGCACAGAAGATGCCAGTGTGAGTGCTTGACTAACACAGTTACTACGTAAATTATTGGTTTATTAACAAGGTGccactgctctgcagctgttgtcACTAAACAGTGCCCCTCTCTCACCTGCAGAGACCAGCACCACAGCCATAAAGAGGGCCATTTCATCAGGCTCTAGCCCCAGGGAGCCCAACTTCTCACTGAACTCAAACATTGCATCCAGCAGAGAGCCCATGCCTAAGGCGCGCAGGGTGGACAGGGGGTATGTTTGGCCATTCAGGAAGGTGACTGTACGCTCCTCGGCATTGAACAAGGTGCAGAACCTCACCATCAAAACCTAGACACACGCAAACCAGACAAACAAGAGAATCTGATTGAGACAAACGCTTTATACCAGTAATACGTTTACACATGAAGAAGGAgtcacatattttacatttctgaagagcaaaataaataatttgaaatgtgtgtcaTTACCTGGAAGGTGCCTGATTTGAGCAGCATGACCTGGTCTTGTTGGCTAAGCTCCTGAAATCCTGGGATGCCCTTGGCAAACTCTACCACTTCCTTGACAGCAGGAGTGAAACACTGAGAGAAGGATTCCCATATCTCCTGACTCGAACGTTCGGGCCCTGATACAGGCCATGCATTTAGGGGACAGGCCttagagaaagacagaaggcaGAGACATAATCGTTAATTGTTGATCAGACAAGATATATCACAACAGTCTATAATTTAGGATCCTCCCTGCACTTACCAGCACTTTAGCTCCTTGAGCTAATTTCCATGGGCAGGAGGGCTGATTTTGGTTACTTCCTGCATTGTGAAAACTGTTATGATTGGCAGAGGCGCCCCTTTGACGTGTTGACTGATCATGATTCTGATTAGTTGACACTAAGTAAGTATAGCGACTGTTGTCCACACTGTGGAATGTATGTTGGTTTTCATTAGGGGCAACTGGACATAGAGTGGCAGGTGCAACAGGGCAAGACTGATAAGTGTGGGCAGGGGTGGGGTGAGGGGAGACTCGTGGAAAACTGGCATCCCGAGAAAAGGGAGGTGTGTTGTTGTTAGCGGTGGTAGTGATGTTGGCCCTCTTGGCTGCTctctcctggctgctgctggtggtgctggtgaaGATGTCCCGGTAGGCTCTTGAGATAGCCCCAATGGCCTCTTTTGAGTTGCCATCTTCTGTGCTGGGGGGGGTGTCCCTCACTGAAGAGGGCTCCATTTCCATGGCGGCTGACTCATTTAGGCTGTTCATGTAGCTCTGCATCTCATCCAGAAGtcgctgcttctctctcttaGGGATGCGGCCAAAACGCACAGCTAGGAAAGGCACAAGCAGTGAGGACAGATCAGCTTCCAGTCACTATGACAACATGGACATTTACACCggacatttattttcatttatgaaAGATCAAGAGGCAGATGCACCCTGCCTATACAGTGGTGCaatacaggaaacacaggacCGCTATAGTATCTTACAATGAGCTGGCTATAAACTAAAGCCAAGCATGTGAAACAGCTACCCACTACACATGTCAAAAGCACGAAAACCCCCTGAAGTGTTAAATGATTTCAAGGAGAATCAAGTAGTGAGCTGAAAACTTCCCTCTCCTCATCCGTAGCCCCATCCCCCTTCCCACAGTAACCATCAGCTGGAGAGGCTATTTATAGACCCCCTGCTACCATCtgcctcatcctctcctctatCCACCcctgtctccttcctctcctgctcccttCTTCCATTTGTAAGTAGGGCAGTGGGGCAACGTGAGCGTGATGTCACCGGCACTGAGATCGTGAGAGGGAGAAGGATGAGAGAGGTGTGCTTGAAGCGCAGAACTCAGTGAAGAAGAAAGTAGTGAGAACATGAAGAGGACTGACGTGACAGACGGTGATGCATAGAAAGTGagagcgtgtgtctgtgtgtgtgggaggtgtgtgtgtgtgtgtgcatgtgcatgtgcaaggGTGGAGTTTGATGAGGCAGAAAAGTTAAACTGGCACAGCTTCAAAGACCTTTGCAAGTGTAGGATACCTGATTTTTGTGTACCAGGAAATCTGTATAGCTGAAATAATATGTTCAAGACAATGCAGTGTTGTTCccatatattaaatatatttacataaaaacataatgacACTTTGTTGGGTCAAGTGAGGTGATTTACTTGGGCCATTAATATGCACAGCAGATATTGCTATGTTTACCAAATAAACAGTAATCTGTTCATTGCCTGCAGTATCCCTTGATGAGGATGGGGCCAATAATGTGGCATGAGATTAATCCCTTTCATCATGGTTAAAAAGAAGCAAAAGCGGACTAGTGAGCTGTTGCTCTAAAAATGATGCTCTGGTTAGAGGAAGAAAAGTGTGCCATCATGCCAACGGACTTAAATATTTGCCTATATTGCAGAGCCAAAGTTACGCAGCTGCCTGGTGTGAAATCAGGGTGTACTATTTATTGTGGGCTGCAGGCAGTTGCATGCGGTTTTCCTGTTTTCGTAATGGTtgaaagagagcaaaaaggGGTTTCTAGGTTGTGGTCCTTGATGCTTTCAAAAATCTCCTCGATTAGGGTCGACCTGACTCTTTGTTCTCTTGTTGAGTCGTATTTTGCCACCCTATTTTCTCTGTGCACCAGAAGTGTCAAGCACACGCAGAAATAACACTAACCTCTTTACTAGATTAGGAAATGCTGGGTACTGGAGGGTGGAGATAAGCAGAAACcatacagagaggaagaagacaagCAAACTACACCAAGTAGGTCATGATGTATGGGTACACTATAGGCCCAATTCTCGACTGTTTTTCTAGGTCATCCCAGTTGTTTTCTTAATCTATGACGATAGGTGATCAATCAGTGTTCAGCTATCAGAGCTAAAACTAGGTGATGTGAGCGTCACGCCTGATAGCTCCTGTCACAATAACTAGCTGTTTTCTGCATCCCTTGCTTAATTGTTGCCCTATCCATCATTAATTGCAGTAAGATGTTCTTTGGGCATACACAAGGTAATAAAGTTGACCCTGTTCCAATTTCCTAAAATAAttcttgtgtttgctgcagttttcTAGATGACAGATAGCTTCGGGGACTTCAAGGCTCCTCTTCTCATAAATCATTGTCTGAG
Proteins encoded:
- the nr1d4a gene encoding nuclear receptor subfamily 1, group D, member 4a — protein: MDNSPGGGVILYAGSSGSSSPSPGSPSSGYQTQSPSSHSQPSSPEEVTFTEIGALKQRGGGCTTPSSKLVFQFPEVYSGPTAAATPQHTYAHPIAGKRPCGFTGTFTKTGGMVLLCKVCGDIASGFHYGVHACEGCKGFFRRSIQQNINYKMCVKNENCLIMRMNRNRCQHCRFKKCLSVGMSRDAVRFGRIPKREKQRLLDEMQSYMNSLNESAAMEMEPSSVRDTPPSTEDGNSKEAIGAISRAYRDIFTSTTSSSQERAAKRANITTTANNNTPPFSRDASFPRVSPHPTPAHTYQSCPVAPATLCPVAPNENQHTFHSVDNSRYTYLVSTNQNHDQSTRQRGASANHNSFHNAGSNQNQPSCPWKLAQGAKVLACPLNAWPVSGPERSSQEIWESFSQCFTPAVKEVVEFAKGIPGFQELSQQDQVMLLKSGTFQVLMVRFCTLFNAEERTVTFLNGQTYPLSTLRALGMGSLLDAMFEFSEKLGSLGLEPDEMALFMAVVLVSADRSGISDMQAVEQLQEGLIRALRSLITRRRPDDTALFSKLLLRLPDLRTLNNLHSDKLLAFRIDP